From Novosphingobium decolorationis, one genomic window encodes:
- a CDS encoding helix-turn-helix domain-containing protein produces MSYNRGPSRDLAPWIGRIYISKVVLPPDYTLECSQFNDIACLRLQLAGRWAAKTANGWEEAERSACLFGPQTHPMPVRVSGSFTNIGVAIRPGASTALKGVPLGEIVNRLVRTGDLGLPEDELLARFAPEGTPEDWARALEDLFRERVEETGGAVPDPISVQFEQLAYRTPSMTVAQAARDCGVDRRRLERVILRDYGLPPKQVLRRARALDMASHLRGVGDRSEAEAIMLRYYDESHLIHEFADLFGVSPGQFAATAQPLLTLSLEARQARRLEDLKRIAPGDARPWQKAPA; encoded by the coding sequence ATGTCCTACAATCGCGGGCCTTCGCGTGATCTGGCGCCGTGGATCGGACGGATCTACATCAGCAAGGTCGTGCTGCCCCCGGATTACACCCTGGAATGCAGCCAGTTCAACGACATCGCATGCCTGCGTCTGCAGCTTGCGGGGCGCTGGGCCGCGAAGACCGCGAATGGCTGGGAAGAGGCAGAACGCTCCGCCTGCCTGTTCGGCCCGCAGACCCATCCCATGCCTGTCCGCGTCTCGGGGAGCTTCACCAACATCGGCGTTGCCATCCGGCCCGGTGCCAGCACGGCACTCAAAGGCGTACCACTGGGCGAGATCGTCAACCGGCTGGTGCGCACGGGCGACCTTGGCCTTCCCGAAGACGAACTTCTCGCCCGCTTCGCACCTGAAGGGACTCCCGAGGACTGGGCGCGAGCCCTGGAAGACCTGTTTCGCGAACGGGTGGAGGAAACAGGGGGCGCCGTACCCGACCCGATCTCGGTCCAGTTCGAGCAACTGGCCTACCGCACGCCCTCGATGACAGTGGCGCAGGCCGCGCGCGACTGCGGGGTGGATCGGCGGCGACTGGAACGGGTGATCCTGCGCGACTACGGGCTACCGCCCAAGCAGGTCCTGCGGCGCGCGCGCGCGCTCGACATGGCCAGCCACCTGCGCGGGGTGGGCGACCGCTCCGAAGCCGAAGCGATCATGCTGCGCTATTACGATGAAAGTCACCTGATCCACGAATTCGCGGATCTCTTCGGGGTCTCGCCGGGCCAGTTTGCCGCAACGGCGCAGCCGCTGCTGACGCTGTCGCTCGAGGCCCGCCAGGCGCGGCGCCTCGAAGACCTCAAGCGGATCGCTCCGGGCGATGCACGCCCCTGGCAGAAGGCCCCCGCCTGA
- the hisN gene encoding histidinol-phosphatase encodes MTIEQDLALALRLADAAGEAIRPYFRAANLDTEKKGDASPVTVADRAAEEAMREILRAEAPEDGITGEEFGTEKGTSRREWVLDPIDGTVSFVVGRPIFGTLIALLVDGWPVLGVIDQPILGERWVGASGRATTFNGKPIETRRCRELSDAVLATTGPHYFDNHQGEHFMALAAKTDHKRMVMGGDCYNYGLLASGHIDLVCEAGLKLYDWAALVPIVEGAGGMMCDWNGDPLHAASEGHVLALGDPARMEDVVEAMVCNH; translated from the coding sequence ATGACGATCGAACAGGACCTCGCCCTTGCCCTGCGCCTAGCCGATGCGGCCGGCGAGGCTATTCGCCCCTATTTTCGCGCCGCCAATCTCGACACCGAGAAGAAGGGCGATGCCTCGCCCGTGACCGTGGCGGACCGCGCGGCCGAAGAGGCCATGCGCGAGATCCTGCGGGCCGAAGCGCCCGAGGACGGCATCACCGGTGAGGAATTCGGTACCGAGAAGGGCACCTCGCGGCGTGAATGGGTGCTCGATCCCATCGATGGCACGGTCTCCTTCGTGGTGGGCCGCCCGATTTTCGGTACCCTGATCGCGCTGCTCGTCGATGGCTGGCCGGTGCTGGGCGTGATCGACCAGCCGATCCTGGGCGAGCGCTGGGTGGGGGCGAGTGGTCGCGCCACCACCTTCAACGGAAAGCCCATCGAAACGCGCCGCTGCCGCGAACTGTCGGATGCGGTGCTGGCCACGACGGGCCCGCACTACTTCGACAATCACCAGGGCGAGCACTTCATGGCGCTTGCGGCCAAGACCGACCACAAGCGCATGGTCATGGGCGGGGATTGCTACAACTACGGCCTGCTTGCCTCGGGCCATATCGACCTTGTCTGCGAGGCGGGCCTCAAGCTTTACGATTGGGCCGCGCTTGTCCCGATCGTCGAGGGGGCAGGCGGCATGATGTGCGACTGGAACGGCGATCCCCTGCACGCGGCTTCGGAAGGGCACGTGCTGGCGCTCGGCGATCCGGCGCGCATGGAGGACGTGGTCGAGGCGATGGTCTGCAACCATTGA
- a CDS encoding gamma-glutamylcyclotransferase family protein: MNAPRRFFFYGTLLAGMETALTRRIHAHLRVLGPAQVRGRLVAIPDPDGWYPVLLPGEGRVAGMLYAARPSFSRAMLSELDAYEGCSPRTHGAGEYRRAAIGARLDDGRCRAAQAYRYARPLPRGSLELPGGDFARWLVDTGASSFRQA, translated from the coding sequence GTGAACGCGCCGCGCCGCTTCTTCTTCTACGGTACGTTGCTTGCAGGCATGGAAACCGCACTTACGCGCCGGATCCATGCCCACCTTCGGGTCCTGGGGCCTGCGCAGGTGCGCGGGCGCCTTGTCGCGATCCCCGATCCTGACGGGTGGTATCCCGTGCTTCTCCCTGGAGAGGGGCGGGTCGCAGGGATGCTCTACGCGGCACGGCCCTCCTTCTCACGCGCGATGCTAAGCGAACTCGACGCCTACGAGGGTTGTAGTCCCCGGACGCACGGGGCGGGCGAGTACCGGCGCGCGGCGATCGGCGCCCGGTTGGATGATGGTCGCTGCCGGGCCGCGCAGGCGTATCGCTATGCACGTCCGCTGCCGCGCGGGAGCCTCGAGCTGCCCGGTGGCGACTTCGCGCGCTGGCTTGTGGACACCGGAGCTTCATCCTTTCGGCAGGCGTAA
- a CDS encoding CHAT domain-containing tetratricopeptide repeat protein, protein MRIGVRIAAAAWAAFMALPASAACSGPVAEPAPQTPLEEAFARALARDRYADSAGQANDWRALLARAERAGGVGARWDVRGQTRLAWSLDYSDQAEAALEVGERTLVQIAQAGLTGSALEAEALTVMATILTDTKQIARAEDSARRALVLAEATSGAQSAAASFAHNGLGTVAYAQGRYSEAEREYGIAADLAARCQDPADPAVVNQMASHAGTLFMVGQLEAALAEAKRAANHAAAHLPEDSPLQTLALGNLGAILLTTGRYAEAQKALARVVELEGTYQAESWHYRAISLSNYAGVLRRLGRLEEAETLWLEAAQFHERASIGRDPASASFPLRNAADAAQERGDLAVARERRDAAVAIVDKALPEDDPERARTHMERALTRLAQGNAQGALAEAVPAMTVLRSRFEADDVRRMPLEIGEARILAALGRQEEAWARVQSVAQRLETRLLDAAASRGDLVRFAPTFAPGFAVAADLALRTGREEAAFRYLQLANMSDIVVVTREVAARAAAANAQTADLVRNFQDRLYRRRALERENSFALSAGEGPRAARLAAEIAANDTEIAALGTRLAREVPSLRTLGSPEPVALADYRAGLAPDEALVAPLLLEDHVVTILVTREGLAWGQSAQPRSTVRGQLRTLRASLDPASPRAIAGEPPVFAYEAAHGLYQALFPDELAEILASHRDLVYFAGGDLAGLPPALLVRESVGRDGGQVDPGQVAWLVREHSVRVAPSLLMGEQASRSEAGRRRFLGVGASVRGPSGSAGVDLSDLAPLPGAARELEALASVFGQDRATLLVGEEAREEALAALPLEDYDILAFAVHGLAGGTRAGLEEPALVLAPGRGEGAAADGLLMASEVMRLRLDADWVILSACDTASGGAPGAPIFAGLAAAFLHAGARSLLVSHWPVRDDVAAQLVVRAVEEHARGRAAARALQSAQLELIAGRGPEGAAQPGNWAAMVLVGH, encoded by the coding sequence ATGAGGATCGGGGTTCGAATCGCAGCTGCGGCCTGGGCCGCCTTCATGGCGCTGCCGGCATCTGCGGCCTGCAGCGGACCTGTGGCCGAGCCTGCGCCGCAAACTCCTCTGGAAGAGGCTTTCGCACGCGCTCTGGCGCGCGACAGGTACGCCGATAGCGCCGGGCAGGCGAACGACTGGCGCGCGCTCCTCGCAAGGGCGGAGCGGGCAGGTGGCGTGGGCGCGCGCTGGGACGTGCGCGGCCAGACCCGCCTTGCCTGGTCGCTCGACTATTCCGACCAGGCGGAGGCCGCGCTGGAGGTGGGGGAGCGGACGCTCGTGCAGATCGCGCAGGCGGGCCTGACGGGCAGCGCGCTCGAAGCCGAGGCGCTGACCGTGATGGCAACGATCCTGACCGATACGAAACAGATCGCGCGCGCCGAGGACAGCGCCCGCCGTGCGCTGGTTCTGGCCGAGGCGACGTCAGGGGCGCAGTCGGCCGCAGCGAGCTTTGCGCATAACGGCCTTGGCACTGTCGCCTATGCGCAGGGGCGCTACAGCGAGGCGGAGCGCGAATACGGGATCGCGGCCGACCTTGCCGCGCGCTGCCAGGACCCGGCCGATCCGGCGGTGGTCAACCAGATGGCCTCGCATGCGGGCACCCTGTTCATGGTCGGCCAGCTCGAAGCCGCGCTTGCAGAGGCGAAGCGGGCGGCCAACCATGCCGCCGCGCACTTGCCCGAGGACAGTCCGCTTCAGACCTTGGCGCTGGGCAACCTGGGCGCAATCCTCCTGACCACGGGGCGCTATGCCGAGGCGCAGAAGGCGCTCGCGCGTGTTGTCGAACTGGAAGGGACCTACCAGGCTGAGAGCTGGCATTACCGGGCGATCTCGCTGTCGAATTACGCAGGCGTGCTGCGGCGTCTGGGACGCCTGGAAGAGGCCGAGACGCTCTGGCTGGAGGCTGCACAGTTCCACGAAAGGGCCAGTATCGGGCGCGACCCGGCAAGTGCCTCCTTCCCCTTGCGCAATGCCGCCGATGCCGCGCAGGAGCGCGGGGACCTCGCGGTTGCCCGCGAGCGCCGCGATGCGGCCGTGGCCATCGTCGACAAGGCCCTGCCCGAGGATGATCCCGAGCGCGCCCGCACCCATATGGAGCGCGCGCTGACGCGCCTGGCGCAGGGTAATGCGCAAGGGGCCCTGGCCGAAGCTGTACCGGCCATGACCGTTCTGCGCAGCCGTTTCGAGGCGGACGATGTACGCCGCATGCCGCTCGAGATCGGCGAGGCGCGCATTCTGGCCGCGCTGGGACGGCAGGAAGAGGCCTGGGCCCGTGTGCAGAGTGTCGCGCAGCGGCTCGAGACCCGCCTTCTCGACGCCGCCGCCAGCCGCGGTGATCTGGTCCGTTTCGCGCCGACCTTCGCGCCGGGCTTTGCGGTCGCGGCGGATCTGGCCTTGCGCACGGGGCGTGAGGAGGCCGCCTTCCGCTACCTCCAGCTTGCCAACATGTCCGACATCGTGGTGGTGACGCGCGAAGTGGCTGCGCGCGCCGCGGCCGCAAACGCGCAGACCGCCGACCTGGTGCGCAACTTCCAGGATCGCCTGTATCGTCGCCGGGCGCTTGAGCGGGAGAACAGCTTTGCGCTTTCGGCCGGGGAAGGGCCACGTGCCGCGCGCCTTGCCGCCGAGATCGCCGCGAACGACACCGAGATCGCCGCGCTGGGCACGCGCCTCGCGCGTGAGGTGCCGAGCTTGCGCACGCTTGGAAGCCCCGAACCGGTCGCTCTTGCCGACTACCGGGCGGGGCTTGCACCGGACGAGGCGCTTGTTGCGCCGCTGCTGCTGGAAGACCACGTCGTGACGATCCTTGTCACGCGCGAGGGCCTTGCCTGGGGCCAGTCGGCCCAGCCCCGCAGCACCGTTCGCGGGCAGCTGCGCACCTTGCGCGCATCGCTCGATCCGGCCTCGCCGCGGGCCATCGCGGGGGAGCCCCCCGTCTTTGCCTACGAGGCCGCGCATGGCCTTTACCAGGCACTTTTCCCGGACGAGCTGGCCGAGATCCTCGCGAGCCATCGCGACCTTGTCTATTTCGCGGGCGGCGATCTGGCGGGGCTGCCCCCGGCGTTGCTCGTGCGTGAAAGCGTGGGCAGGGATGGGGGGCAGGTCGATCCGGGGCAGGTCGCCTGGCTGGTGCGCGAGCACAGTGTTCGCGTTGCGCCTTCACTCCTCATGGGGGAGCAGGCTTCGCGGTCCGAGGCGGGGCGGCGGCGTTTTCTGGGCGTGGGGGCGTCCGTGCGTGGCCCCTCGGGCTCGGCAGGCGTGGACCTCTCCGATCTGGCGCCGCTGCCTGGCGCGGCGCGCGAACTGGAGGCGCTGGCCAGCGTGTTCGGACAGGACCGTGCCACGCTGCTGGTGGGCGAGGAGGCCCGGGAAGAGGCTCTCGCGGCCCTGCCGCTGGAGGACTACGATATCCTGGCTTTCGCCGTTCACGGTCTGGCGGGTGGAACGCGGGCCGGGCTTGAAGAGCCTGCGCTCGTCCTCGCGCCCGGCCGGGGCGAGGGGGCGGCTGCGGACGGCCTGCTGATGGCCTCGGAGGTCATGCGGCTGCGTCTCGATGCCGACTGGGTCATCCTCTCGGCCTGCGATACGGCGAGCGGCGGGGCCCCGGGCGCGCCGATCTTTGCAGGGCTTGCCGCGGCCTTCCTGCACGCAGGGGCGCGCTCGCTGCTCGTCTCGCACTGGCCGGTGCGCGATGACGTGGCCGCGCAATTGGTGGTCCGCGCGGTCGAGGAGCACGCCAGGGGGCGCGCTGCGGCACGCGCGCTCCAGAGCGCGCAGCTTGAACTCATCGCCGGGCGTGGCCCCGAAGGCGCGGCGCAGCCCGGGAACTGGGCGGCGATGGTCCTGGTCGGCCATTGA
- the rpmI gene encoding 50S ribosomal protein L35 produces the protein MPKLKTKSGVKKRFKLTATGKVKHGVAGKRHRLISHNGKYIRQNRGTEVISDADAKTIKKWAPYGLN, from the coding sequence ATGCCCAAGTTGAAGACGAAGAGCGGCGTCAAGAAGCGCTTCAAGCTCACCGCCACCGGCAAGGTGAAGCACGGCGTCGCCGGCAAGCGCCACCGCCTGATCAGCCACAACGGCAAGTACATCCGCCAGAATCGCGGCACCGAGGTCATTTCCGACGCCGATGCCAAGACGATCAAGAAGTGGGCGCCCTACGGGCTCAACTGA
- the rplT gene encoding 50S ribosomal protein L20 codes for MSRIKRGVTTRAKHKRILDQAKGYRGRRKNTIRVARQAVEKAGQYAYRDRKVKKRNFRALWIQRINAAVRNEGLTYSQFMHGAKLAGIELDRKTMADLAMNEGAVFSTVIAQAKAALPA; via the coding sequence ATGAGCCGTATCAAGCGTGGTGTTACCACCCGTGCCAAGCACAAGCGTATTCTGGATCAGGCCAAGGGTTACCGCGGCCGTCGCAAGAACACGATCCGCGTTGCCCGTCAGGCCGTCGAAAAGGCTGGCCAGTACGCGTACCGTGACCGCAAGGTCAAGAAGCGCAACTTCCGCGCCTTGTGGATCCAGCGCATCAACGCTGCCGTCCGCAACGAAGGTCTGACCTACTCGCAGTTCATGCACGGCGCCAAGCTCGCTGGCATCGAGCTCGACCGCAAGACCATGGCCGACCTCGCCATGAACGAGGGTGCGGTGTTCTCGACCGTGATCGCGCAGGCCAAGGCCGCGCTTCCGGCGTAA
- a CDS encoding reverse transcriptase domain-containing protein: MTRYVMEEVASSANLNQAYKRVKANKGAPGVDGMTVPDLRDWIAGNRERLIASLLDGTYRPSLVRGVEIPKPGGKGVRQLGIPTAVDRLVQQAILQVLDPVLDPTFSASSFGFRPGRGAHDALRQARTMCGTAMRSS, encoded by the coding sequence TTGACGCGTTACGTGATGGAGGAGGTGGCCAGCTCGGCCAACCTGAACCAAGCCTACAAGCGGGTGAAAGCGAACAAGGGGGCGCCGGGCGTGGACGGGATGACCGTCCCCGACCTGCGTGACTGGATTGCAGGAAACCGTGAGAGGCTGATCGCCTCGTTACTCGACGGTACTTACCGTCCAAGCCTGGTGCGCGGAGTTGAAATTCCCAAACCCGGCGGGAAAGGAGTGCGCCAGCTGGGCATTCCGACGGCTGTCGACCGGCTGGTACAACAGGCGATACTGCAAGTCCTGGATCCCGTCCTTGATCCGACATTCTCGGCATCGAGTTTTGGGTTCCGCCCCGGACGCGGCGCACACGATGCGCTGCGTCAGGCCCGGACTATGTGCGGGACGGCTATGCGATCGTCGTAG
- a CDS encoding reverse transcriptase domain-containing protein — translation MRDGYAIVVDLDTEKFFDRVNHDIVMARLARHIADPPARHHPPVSTGRDAVGWCARRTAGGPRKAALSPLIANLILDDLDKELERRGHRFCRYADDCNIYVRSQAAGERVMASVTALLEGKLRLRVNQAKSAVAHVRERTFLGHRLTAGGFLSIANKSLTRLKERLRAITRRNRGISLAAMIAQTNAFTTGWVTYYRHARAQTVLREIDSWLRRKLRCVRLKQCKRTMTIATFLRENGVPEWQAWIFALSGKGWWRLSGSPQAAHGMPNAWFDQAGLSSLALQHAALNRTGNRRDTQYVRPVV, via the coding sequence GTGCGGGACGGCTATGCGATCGTCGTAGACCTCGACACGGAGAAATTCTTTGATCGGGTGAACCACGACATCGTCATGGCCCGTCTGGCCCGGCACATCGCCGACCCGCCTGCTCGTCATCATCCGCCGGTTTCTACAGGCCGGGATGCTGTCGGGTGGTGTGCACGTCGAACGGCAGGAGGACCCCGCAAGGCGGCCCTCTCGCCGCTGATCGCTAACCTCATTCTGGATGACCTCGACAAGGAGCTCGAACGCCGGGGCCACCGGTTCTGCCGCTACGCCGACGACTGTAACATCTATGTACGGTCACAGGCAGCGGGGGAGCGCGTCATGGCTTCGGTTACCGCCTTGCTGGAAGGCAAGCTCCGACTCCGCGTCAATCAGGCCAAGAGCGCGGTTGCACACGTCCGGGAACGTACCTTCCTCGGCCACCGTCTGACAGCGGGAGGCTTTTTGAGCATAGCGAACAAAAGTCTCACGCGGCTGAAGGAGCGGCTCAGGGCGATTACGCGCCGCAACCGAGGCATCAGCCTCGCGGCGATGATCGCACAGACCAATGCCTTCACTACAGGGTGGGTCACCTACTACCGACACGCCCGGGCTCAGACGGTTTTGCGCGAGATCGACAGCTGGCTCCGGCGCAAGCTTCGCTGCGTCCGGCTCAAACAGTGCAAGCGCACCATGACGATCGCCACTTTCTTAAGGGAAAACGGCGTCCCAGAATGGCAGGCTTGGATCTTCGCGCTCTCGGGAAAGGGCTGGTGGCGCCTGTCGGGCAGCCCTCAGGCCGCCCACGGCATGCCCAACGCATGGTTCGATCAGGCAGGTCTCTCAAGCCTCGCTCTCCAACATGCCGCCTTAAACCGTACCGGAAACCGCCGTGATACGCAGTACGTACGTCCGGTGGTGTGA
- a CDS encoding helix-turn-helix domain-containing protein has protein sequence MAPELHRYFASVFLIEIDVPDGGMVEDFMFPDWATMRFNAQGVVGGTTRSGEALPGSRFVVSGARSQEAYVRTGSVRQWGVLIHPLGWALLVGKPARDYANRLVDGMADPAFERFRPLADTLSSGVPDARGELCRITQFFMGLEPIDDPAAGTIAAAYEAIRDPEVSSVEDLAGRAGVTRRTLERLCQRAFGFPPKLLLRRQRFLRSLAHFAADPSLKWIDALDPGYCDQAQFVRDFREFMGMTPSEYSHRSKPFVDAVLKERARYMVEEVGPRGGTRSLVA, from the coding sequence GTGGCTCCGGAACTGCATCGCTACTTTGCGAGCGTCTTTCTGATCGAGATCGACGTACCCGATGGCGGGATGGTCGAGGACTTCATGTTCCCGGACTGGGCGACCATGCGTTTCAATGCGCAAGGGGTCGTGGGAGGCACCACCCGTTCGGGTGAGGCTCTGCCCGGTTCGCGCTTCGTGGTGTCGGGCGCGCGTTCGCAGGAAGCCTATGTGCGGACCGGCAGCGTGCGGCAGTGGGGCGTGCTGATCCACCCGCTGGGATGGGCGCTGCTCGTGGGCAAGCCTGCGCGCGATTACGCCAACCGCCTTGTCGACGGCATGGCCGATCCGGCCTTCGAACGTTTCCGCCCCCTGGCCGACACGCTTTCGTCGGGTGTGCCCGATGCGAGGGGGGAACTGTGCCGGATTACCCAATTCTTCATGGGGCTGGAGCCGATCGACGATCCGGCCGCAGGTACGATTGCGGCGGCCTACGAGGCGATCCGGGATCCTGAGGTCAGCAGCGTGGAGGACCTCGCCGGAAGGGCCGGTGTCACGCGCCGCACGCTGGAGCGCCTGTGCCAGCGCGCTTTCGGCTTCCCGCCCAAGCTCCTGCTGCGCCGCCAGCGCTTCCTGCGCAGTCTTGCGCATTTTGCAGCGGACCCCTCGCTAAAGTGGATCGATGCGCTCGATCCGGGGTACTGCGACCAGGCCCAGTTCGTCCGCGACTTTCGCGAGTTCATGGGCATGACGCCCTCCGAATACAGCCATCGTTCCAAGCCTTTCGTCGATGCCGTGCTCAAGGAGCGGGCGCGCTACATGGTCGAGGAAGTCGGCCCGCGCGGCGGCACGCGTTCGCTGGTCGCCTGA
- the pheS gene encoding phenylalanine--tRNA ligase subunit alpha, producing the protein MDYAATGQDALSRIEGAGDLDTLEALRVEFLGKQGSISGLLKTLGKMSPDERKEEGPKIHALRESVTGAITARKDALESAALEARLAAETIDLSLPAPETPRGSVHPISQVMDELAEVFADLGFAVATGPEIEDDWHNFTALNMPETHPARAMHDTFYFPDRDEKGREMLLRTHTSPVQIRAMIEKGAPIRIIAPGRVYRSDSDATHTPMFHQVEGLVIDKGIHLGHLKWTLETFLKAYFERDDIVLRLRPSYFPFTEPSVEVDVGYSQENGRRVVGGSGDAPGHAWMEVLGSGMVNRRVIEAAGLDPDEWQGFAFGTGVDRLAMLKYGMDDLRAFFDGDVRWLSHYGFSAMDVPTLSGGVGTPA; encoded by the coding sequence GTGGACTACGCAGCAACAGGCCAGGACGCTCTTTCGCGCATCGAAGGGGCCGGGGATCTCGATACGCTGGAAGCCCTGCGCGTCGAGTTCCTGGGCAAGCAGGGCTCGATCTCGGGCCTGCTCAAGACCCTGGGCAAGATGAGCCCGGACGAACGCAAGGAAGAGGGGCCGAAGATCCATGCCCTGCGTGAAAGCGTCACGGGCGCCATCACCGCACGCAAGGACGCGCTCGAGAGCGCCGCGCTCGAAGCGCGCCTCGCCGCCGAAACCATCGACCTCTCGCTTCCCGCGCCCGAAACGCCGCGTGGGTCCGTTCACCCGATCTCGCAGGTCATGGATGAGCTGGCCGAAGTCTTCGCGGACCTGGGCTTTGCCGTCGCGACCGGTCCCGAGATCGAGGACGACTGGCACAACTTCACCGCGCTCAACATGCCCGAGACGCACCCGGCGCGCGCCATGCACGACACCTTCTACTTCCCCGACCGGGACGAGAAGGGCCGTGAGATGCTGCTGCGCACGCACACCTCGCCCGTGCAGATCCGCGCGATGATCGAAAAGGGCGCGCCGATCCGCATCATCGCGCCGGGCCGCGTGTACCGCTCGGACAGCGACGCAACGCACACGCCGATGTTCCACCAGGTTGAAGGCCTGGTCATCGACAAGGGCATTCACCTGGGCCATCTCAAGTGGACCCTGGAGACCTTCCTCAAGGCCTACTTCGAGCGCGACGACATCGTCCTGCGCCTGCGCCCCAGCTACTTCCCCTTCACCGAGCCCTCGGTGGAAGTGGACGTGGGCTACAGCCAGGAGAACGGGCGCCGCGTGGTCGGCGGCTCGGGCGATGCGCCGGGCCACGCCTGGATGGAAGTGCTCGGCTCGGGCATGGTCAATCGCCGCGTCATCGAAGCGGCCGGGCTCGATCCCGACGAATGGCAGGGCTTTGCCTTTGGCACCGGCGTCGACCGCCTCGCCATGCTGAAATACGGCATGGATGACCTGCGCGCCTTCTTCGACGGCGATGTGCGCTGGCTTTCGCATTACGGTTTTTCCGCCATGGACGTCCCGACCCTCTCGGGTGGCGTCGGCACCCCGGCCTGA